From the Kallotenue papyrolyticum genome, the window CCGACAACCTGCGACTGGCGCGCTGGCTGCTGCAGGGCCAACAACGCTTCCGCCTGATCTATCTCGATCCTCCCTTTGCCAGCGGCAAGCGCTACGTGGCGCGTGTCAACGGCGGGCCGGGCGTCGCCGCCGCTGTGGTGCCGGCCTACCACGACGACCGTGCCTTTGACGATTACCTGCGCTGGCTTGAGCCACGGCTGGTGATCGCCCGCGAGCTGCTGACCGATGACGGCACGCTGTACGTGCATCTCGACTGGCATGCGGTGCACTACGTCAAGGTCATGCTCGACCGCATCTTTGGCCGCCAGCGCTTCCTGAACGAGATCATCTGGTGCTACCACGGTCCCTCGGCGATCACCTCGGCCTTCAAGCGCAAGCACGACACGATCCTGGTCTATACGCGCAGCCGCAACTATTATTTCAATGCCGACGCAGTGCGCGTGCCCTACGATGAGGCGACCGTGCGCACCTTCCGCAGCAGTCGTCGCGCGGGCTTCGGCAAAGTCCCGGACCTGGCGCGCGGCAAGGTGCCTGAAGACTGGTGGTACTTTCCCGTTGTGGCGCGGCTGCACCGCGAGCGCGTGGGCTACCAGACGCAAAAGCCGGAGGCGCTGCTGCGCCGTATTCTGCTGGCCTCCAGTGCGCCCGGCGACCAGGTGCTTGATCTGTTCAGCGGTTCGGGCACCACCGGTGTGGTGGCCGCCAAGCTGGAGCGCCATGCCACGCTGTGCGACATCCACCCGCTGGCGATCGAAAAAACGCTGTTGCGGCTGCGCCGGCTCGATCCGCTGCCCGCGGTGGCGCTGTGGCGCTATCGCCAGGATCATAACGGCGCGGCGGATCAAATGGCAACGCCGCTTGAAGGCGTTCACCGAAGCGAGGAGGAGCGATGACCATCCGCGTCTGTCTGGCGGGCGCAACCGGTTGGGCGGGTTCAGCCCTGGCGCGCGCGATCGCCCGCTGTGACGATCTGGAGCTGGTGGCGGCAGTTGGCCGGCGCCATGCGGGCCGGCCCCTCGGCGCTGTACTCGACGAGCCGCGTCTGAGCTGCACGGTCTATGCCACGGCCCAGGCAGCCCTGGCACAGGGCTGCGATGTGTTCGTCGAGTACACGCGCCCTGAACTGGCCAAGACCCATGTCCTGGCCGCCCTGGAACAGGGCGCGCATGTGGTGATCGGTACCTCGGGGCTGACCGACGCCGATTATGCCGAGATCGCCGCGGCTGCCGAGGCCCGCCGGCGGGGAGTACTGGCCGCCGGCAATTTCGCGCTCACGGCGGTGCTGCTGCAAAAGTTTGCCGAGCTAGCCGCCAGGTACCTGCCGCAGTGGGAGATCATCGACTATGCCAGCGACCACAAGCCGGATGCGCCCAGCGGGACCGTACGCGAGCTGGCGGCGCGGCTGGGCCGCATTCGTCCCTCGGCGTTGACCGTGCCGCTGGAGGCGACTCAGGGCCTGAGGGAAACGCGCGGCGCACGTCTGCACGGCTCGCAGGTGCACGCGCTGCGTCTGCCCGGCTATACGTTGGCGGTGGAAATTATCTTCGGCCTGCCCGACCAGCGCCTCACGATCCGGCATGATGCGGGCAGCAGCGCCGAGCCCTACGTTGACGGTGCGCTGCTGGCGATCCGCAAGGTCCCAACCTTTGTGGGGCTGCGGCGTGGGCTTGACAGCGTGCTTGATCTGGATAGCTAGCGCTGGCAGACGGGACAGAAATAGGTCGTGCGCTGCAGCGCGCCCTGACGTAGCATCTGGATCGGTGTGCCGCAGCGCAGGCAGGGCTGGCCGCGTCGTCGATAGACATAATGCCGATGACCTGCCGCGGTCAGCGCCGGCGTGGTGGTAGTGGTGGGGCCGTGCTGCTCCACGCCACGCCACATCAGCGGTATGACCGCCTCCCACAAGCGATCCAGCTCCTCGGCCGTGATGTTCTGCGCCGCACGACGCGGGTCGATGTCGGCCAGAAACAGCCCTTCCGACTTGAAGATGTTGCCCAGACCGGCCACCGGGCGCTGGTCGAGCACCACGTCACCGAATCGTACGCCCGGCGGCAGCCCGGATGCGCTGCGCCGCTTCGGTGCGATCGAAGGTGGGACGCAGCACATCGGGACCGAGCGCGTCCAGCGCCGCGTGCGTGCGCAGATCGTCAGCCGTGAGCAGTTCCACAACCGGCCCGTGGAAGAAGACGGCTGCGTGTGTCGCAGTCGCCAGCCGCAGCCGGACGTACCTGGCTTCCTTGCGCAGGGCCATGCCGCGCGCGCCGATCTGCCATGATCCGTACTGCATGGCATGCGTATGCAGCGTTTCGCCGTTGGACAGGTGCAGCAGCAGGTGCTTGCCGTGCGTGGCGATCGCTGTGATGTGTTCGCCGACGAGCTGCTGGGCGCGCGTCCCCCAGCGCTTGGGGAGCTGTACCTCCTCCAGCGGCTGGTTGAGCAGCACGGTCAGCGCGCGCGCCCAGCGCATGACGGCATGTCCTTCGGCCATCGCTCGGCACCTTGCAGCCTTAGCCCAGTGCGGTGGCGCTCCAACCCCGCGGAACATCGGAGGAGCGCGCCAGGCGTTTACACCGCATCCGCGCCACTCCAGACGCGGCGCGTGTCGGAGACGGGCCGCAGGATGACATAGGCGACGATGATCTGGATCAGCAGCGTCAGCACGCCGATGGCCTGGCCGCGCAACGGTGACATGTTCAGCAGGTGTACGGTGATGAAGAGCACCAACGCCCAGAGCGCTGGTCCGGTGATCGCCGCGAAGCGCCCGACCATGCCGTAGAGGCCGTAGAACTCGCCGACGCGGGCCGGTGGCGTGAGGCGCAGCATGTAGGGCCGATCGGCAGCCCAGACGCCGCCCAGCGAGAAGCCGGCGCAGGCCGCGACGACGTAGAGCGTCCACAGCGGCAGTCCCAACAGGCCGATCGCCGCTGCGCCGAGAAAGATGGCGATCCAGGCGTCGAGCACCAGATTGAGCGTGCGCTTGGGGCCGAGTTTATCCGCGAGCCAGCCCCAGAAAAAGCCGCCCAGTACCGCGAAGGTGATCGCCGACATCAGGATCAACTGCGATTGTTGCTCGCCCTGCTGCTCGCTGAGGCCGCTGTTGACCGCGACGTTGACGGTGTAGAGCGCCATGATCGCGATCACGGTGTTGATCGCGTCGGTGTAGAACACGCGGCCGATCAGGAAGCGCAGCAGACCGGGATAGGCCTGGCTGGAGCGCAGGGTCCGCAGCGTTTCGCGCGTCGACTCGCGCATCGCCGCCAGGCTCCACACCGGCCGTGGATGGGGATTGGGCCGCTCGCGCACAAACAGGAAACAGGGTAGCGCAAAGACCAGAAACGTCAGTGCGATCAGCCCAAAGAGCAGTGGTTTGTCCGCGGTGCCCAGCAGCAGGCCCAGCCCCACGGCGATGTACGAGCCCAGGTAGCCGACGCCCACGCCGATGCCGCCGATTTTGCCGCGATTCGCCTCGGTGCTGACCTGCGGCAGCAGCGCATCGTAGAACTGGAGGCCGGCCTGGTAGGCGATGTTGGCGATGACGAAGAAGAGCGCCGAGAGCCACAGCCCGGCGCGTGCCAGCAGCGCCGTGAAGACCACGCACAGCAGCGTGCTGACGATCAGAAACGGCATGCGTCGCCGCGCGCGGTCGCTCATCGCACCCAGCAGCGGCGAGACCACGAAGATGATCGCCATTGAGAGCGCGCTGATGATGCCGTACAACGAGTCGGCGCGCTCCGCGCCCACGGCTTCGCGCACAAACAGCGGGAAGTAGAGCGAAACGACGCCCATCGAGAAGATGGTATTGGCCAGGTCGTAGAGCACCCAGCCGACGACGGCGCTTTTGCGGATTGGAGCGGGCGCGGCCAGCGCTGTGCCGGCGCCGCTCTGGATCAGTGGTGACTCGATCATGGCCGTTGTCCTTGCGCACTGCATACCGCCAGGCATCGGGGATGCATCTAGTCTAGCACGGACTGCCAAATGTGCCGGCCAGTAGACTAGGCAGAGGTGGTGCCGGAGATGGCGGCGATCTCCGCTGCCGCGGCCAGGGCCGCCTCCCACACCGTGTCGCGCTCCTGCACGCCCAGTTCGTCGGCCAGTTCATCCGCCAGGGTACGCGCCGGCAGGCGTGCCATGCGCACGACAGGCGCGCTGCCCGGCAAGGCGATCGTGGTGTGAATGCAGCCGATGGTCGGCTCATAGGCGAGCTCGATGCGCGCATCGGGCAAGGTCAGCTCAAGGCTGTGGAGCGCTGCCTCCGTTGCGACCGCCTCAAGCCGGGCGGTGAGGTTGCCATGCGTCCCGCGTAGCGTGATGTGCGTATCCTGGCCTGTGACGGGGCGCCAGCCCAGGCGGCTGGCCAGCCAGCCGGTGATCAACAGCGCGGCAAGGCGATCATGCGCGCGCGGGCCATGGCGCACGGTGACGCTCTGCAGGTGGGGCAGCCGTGGCAGCGCGGCCGGGACGTCAAAACATTGGGCGATCTGGCGCCGCCAGGGCGTGAGCGCGGCCCAGTGCAGATCGGTGTAGATGACGTGGCGGTCGCTCTGCGCCAGGGCCGCCAACTGCCTCAGGCCGGTCATGGGCCGTCGCCAGCGCCGCGAGTCGAGCAGCACGCGGTCGGCCAGCTCGACGCACTGCTCCCAGCGCGGATCGCCCGGCTGCGGATCGTCCAGCCACCAGACAAAGGTCGGTACGCCGGGTACCAGCAGCGCCGCGGCCAGATTGGGCAGCGCCGCGCCACCATCGCCGCCGCGGATCGCGATCAGCTCGCCACAGATCTGCTGGTCGCCACTACCGCGTCGACACAAGATCGTCGCCTGGGCGCGTGCGGGAATCCCGGGATGGTCCTCGGCCAGCAGCGCGATCGCCCGTCCAGGGTGGCGCACGGCCACGCGCTCGATCGTGTGCAGCAGCTCCTCTGCGGCCAGCGCCGCCGGCACAAAGATCACCAGCGTCAGCGCACGCACCTGGAACAACGAGGCATCGCCCTCGGCAGTGGCCCGCCAGAGTTCGCGCAGTGCGGTTTCAATGGCGCGCGGTTCCAGATCGAACGCTTCGTAGCGCTGCAAGCTTGGTTCGGTCTGACTCATGGTCGCCTCCAGCGTCGGCCAGTGGTTTCCAGCATCTGGTCGGCAGCGTCCGGTCCCCAGGTGCCGGCGGCATAGTTGGGAAAATCGCTCGGCGGGAGCGCTTCCCAGGTCTCCAGCAGCGGCCCGACCAGCGCCCAGGCTGCCTCGATCTCATCGCTGCGCGCGAAGAGCGTGCCGTCGCCCAGCATCACATCCAGCAACAGGCGCTGGTAGGCATCCGCGGGCGCGACGGCAAAGGCCGTGCCGTAGCGGAAGTCCATCGTCACCGAGCGCTGGCGCACCGCCGGGCCGGGGATCTTCGCCTCGAACTGGAGGGTAATGCCCTCATCAGGCTGAATGCGAAAGGCCAGCACATTGGGCGTGGTCGGCCCGAAGAGCAGTTTGGGCACCGGCTTGAACTGGATCGCGATCTCGGTCACGCGCTTGGGCAGGCGTTTGCCGCTGCGCAGGTAGAAGGGCACGCCCTCCCAGCGCCAGGTGTCGATCCAGAAGGTGGCCGCCACATAGGTGGGCGTGGGCGAGTCGGGTGCGACGTTGGGCTCCTGGCGGTAGCCGGGCACGCGCTCGCCGCCGATCCAGCCGGGACCGTACTGACCGCGCACCGCTTCGCGCAGCACGCGTTCGCGATCGAAGGGCCGCGCGCCGCGTAGCACCTTGACCTTCTCGTCGCGCACGGCATTGGCGTCGAAGGCGATCGGCGGCTCCATGGCCGTGAGCGTCAGCAGCTGCAGCATGTGGTTGGCCAGCATGTCGCGCACGACGCCGGCCTCTTCGTAGTAGCCCGCGCGCGTGCCGATGCCGATATCTTCGGCCACGGTGATTTGGACATGATCGACATAACGGCGGTTCCAAATCGGCTCCCAGATCGCATTGGCGAAGCGAAAGTGGAGGATGTTCTGAACGGTTTCTTTGCCCAGGTAGTGATCGATGCGGTAGACCTGCGACTCGTCAAAGACACGGTGCACGATGCGGTTGAGCTCGCGCGCCGAGCGCAGGTCGCGGCCAAACGGCTTTTCGATCACCACGCGCGTCCAGCCGCCTTCCTCGTCGTGGTGGCGCACGAGGCGTGCCGCGCCGAGCTGTTCGATGATCGTGGGAAACTCCGAGGGCGGCGTGGCCAGGTAGAAGACGCGATTGCCGCCTGTGCCACGGTCGTGGTCGATCTGCTCCAGCCTGGCGGCCAGCCGCTGGTAGGTGGTCTGGTCTTCGAAGGTACCGCGCACGTAGAACACGCCTTCCAGGAAGGCATCCAGCATGGCGGTATCGGCGCGACTCTCTTCCGCCAGCACGGCGCGCACCTGCTGGCGCAGATCGTCGTCGCTCATCGGGCGGCGACCAATGCCGACGATCGAAAAGCCCGGCGGGAGCTGTTGCGCTTCGTTGAGCGCCCACAGCGCCGGCACGAGCTTGCGGTGGGCCAGATCGCCGGTGACGCCGAAGATGACCATGGCGCATGGCTGCGGTGAGCGTTCCATGCGCAAGCCAACGCGCAGGGGGTTGGCGTCGGTCAGCGGTGTGGGTGTTGCCTGTGTCATGCGTGCGTTCCTCGCTCTCTTGCTGAACTAGCATACCCGACAACGTGACGCGAAGCCAACCACCCGCGGAAGGCTGCCGCTGCGTCCAGGCGTCCATGCCGTGCGGCGAGGGAGCGGCAACGCTGCGGACCCTCAGCAACGAGCGCCGGATGTTCAGCCGGCGTCGTCCTCGTCGAAGCTATCGCCGACCAGCGCCTCCAGGGCCCTGGTCAGCGTCCGCAACTGTTTGAGCAGCAGGCGCAGCTTGAAGGCCGCGCCCTCGTCCTGCTGGATCCATTTCTGCACATCGCCCTCGTGGTAGGCACGCACCAGCCGGTCGGCTTCGTCCACCATCTGATCCAGTGAGCGGATGCGGGCAACGCGTGCGCGCGTGCGGGCCGGCAGCTCGTCGCCGGCAAAGGCGGCAAACGGGTCGTCCGCTGCATCCGGGTTGGTGAGCTGCGCCTCCGCCCAGGGATCGGCCTCAT encodes:
- a CDS encoding DNA-methyltransferase, which translates into the protein MGRGAFEHNYQSLRVPALSVPAYDLQPTRLALDWPTPTALSTVHLFCADNLRLARWLLQGQQRFRLIYLDPPFASGKRYVARVNGGPGVAAAVVPAYHDDRAFDDYLRWLEPRLVIARELLTDDGTLYVHLDWHAVHYVKVMLDRIFGRQRFLNEIIWCYHGPSAITSAFKRKHDTILVYTRSRNYYFNADAVRVPYDEATVRTFRSSRRAGFGKVPDLARGKVPEDWWYFPVVARLHRERVGYQTQKPEALLRRILLASSAPGDQVLDLFSGSGTTGVVAAKLERHATLCDIHPLAIEKTLLRLRRLDPLPAVALWRYRQDHNGAADQMATPLEGVHRSEEER
- the dapB gene encoding 4-hydroxy-tetrahydrodipicolinate reductase, producing the protein MTIRVCLAGATGWAGSALARAIARCDDLELVAAVGRRHAGRPLGAVLDEPRLSCTVYATAQAALAQGCDVFVEYTRPELAKTHVLAALEQGAHVVIGTSGLTDADYAEIAAAAEARRRGVLAAGNFALTAVLLQKFAELAARYLPQWEIIDYASDHKPDAPSGTVRELAARLGRIRPSALTVPLEATQGLRETRGARLHGSQVHALRLPGYTLAVEIIFGLPDQRLTIRHDAGSSAEPYVDGALLAIRKVPTFVGLRRGLDSVLDLDS
- a CDS encoding zinc finger domain-containing protein, translating into MVLDQRPVAGLGNIFKSEGLFLADIDPRRAAQNITAEELDRLWEAVIPLMWRGVEQHGPTTTTTPALTAAGHRHYVYRRRGQPCLRCGTPIQMLRQGALQRTTYFCPVCQR
- a CDS encoding DNA-formamidopyrimidine glycosylase family protein gives rise to the protein MAEGHAVMRWARALTVLLNQPLEEVQLPKRWGTRAQQLVGEHITAIATHGKHLLLHLSNGETLHTHAMQYGSWQIGARGMALRKEARYVRLRLATATHAAVFFHGPVVELLTADDLRTHAALDALGPDVLRPTFDRTEAAQRIRAAAGRTIR
- a CDS encoding MFS transporter, coding for MIESPLIQSGAGTALAAPAPIRKSAVVGWVLYDLANTIFSMGVVSLYFPLFVREAVGAERADSLYGIISALSMAIIFVVSPLLGAMSDRARRRMPFLIVSTLLCVVFTALLARAGLWLSALFFVIANIAYQAGLQFYDALLPQVSTEANRGKIGGIGVGVGYLGSYIAVGLGLLLGTADKPLLFGLIALTFLVFALPCFLFVRERPNPHPRPVWSLAAMRESTRETLRTLRSSQAYPGLLRFLIGRVFYTDAINTVIAIMALYTVNVAVNSGLSEQQGEQQSQLILMSAITFAVLGGFFWGWLADKLGPKRTLNLVLDAWIAIFLGAAAIGLLGLPLWTLYVVAACAGFSLGGVWAADRPYMLRLTPPARVGEFYGLYGMVGRFAAITGPALWALVLFITVHLLNMSPLRGQAIGVLTLLIQIIVAYVILRPVSDTRRVWSGADAV
- a CDS encoding glucose-6-phosphate dehydrogenase assembly protein OpcA, giving the protein MSQTEPSLQRYEAFDLEPRAIETALRELWRATAEGDASLFQVRALTLVIFVPAALAAEELLHTIERVAVRHPGRAIALLAEDHPGIPARAQATILCRRGSGDQQICGELIAIRGGDGGAALPNLAAALLVPGVPTFVWWLDDPQPGDPRWEQCVELADRVLLDSRRWRRPMTGLRQLAALAQSDRHVIYTDLHWAALTPWRRQIAQCFDVPAALPRLPHLQSVTVRHGPRAHDRLAALLITGWLASRLGWRPVTGQDTHITLRGTHGNLTARLEAVATEAALHSLELTLPDARIELAYEPTIGCIHTTIALPGSAPVVRMARLPARTLADELADELGVQERDTVWEAALAAAAEIAAISGTTSA
- the zwf gene encoding glucose-6-phosphate dehydrogenase, encoding MTQATPTPLTDANPLRVGLRMERSPQPCAMVIFGVTGDLAHRKLVPALWALNEAQQLPPGFSIVGIGRRPMSDDDLRQQVRAVLAEESRADTAMLDAFLEGVFYVRGTFEDQTTYQRLAARLEQIDHDRGTGGNRVFYLATPPSEFPTIIEQLGAARLVRHHDEEGGWTRVVIEKPFGRDLRSARELNRIVHRVFDESQVYRIDHYLGKETVQNILHFRFANAIWEPIWNRRYVDHVQITVAEDIGIGTRAGYYEEAGVVRDMLANHMLQLLTLTAMEPPIAFDANAVRDEKVKVLRGARPFDRERVLREAVRGQYGPGWIGGERVPGYRQEPNVAPDSPTPTYVAATFWIDTWRWEGVPFYLRSGKRLPKRVTEIAIQFKPVPKLLFGPTTPNVLAFRIQPDEGITLQFEAKIPGPAVRQRSVTMDFRYGTAFAVAPADAYQRLLLDVMLGDGTLFARSDEIEAAWALVGPLLETWEALPPSDFPNYAAGTWGPDAADQMLETTGRRWRRP